The following coding sequences lie in one Myxococcales bacterium genomic window:
- a CDS encoding 23S rRNA (pseudouridine(1915)-N(3))-methyltransferase RlmH: MRILVVAVGKIKAPELRVLIDDYIKRITRYAQVSEIELKDETASKLAARIEKLTPPRARLVALEILGKRYSSTELAAFISTCEVQAISALVFLIGGAYGLPAQISAQADLKLSLSPMTLPHRLARLFLVEQLYRAFSINRNEPYAHE; encoded by the coding sequence TTGCGCATTCTCGTTGTTGCAGTAGGAAAAATCAAAGCGCCAGAGCTGCGCGTTCTTATCGATGATTACATTAAGCGCATCACCCGCTATGCCCAAGTGAGTGAGATAGAGCTCAAAGACGAAACTGCCAGCAAACTCGCAGCGCGCATCGAGAAGCTAACTCCGCCGCGCGCGCGCCTAGTGGCCCTTGAAATTCTTGGTAAGCGTTACTCGTCCACTGAGCTTGCCGCATTTATCTCCACGTGCGAGGTCCAGGCCATAAGCGCGCTGGTCTTTCTCATAGGAGGGGCCTATGGATTGCCCGCGCAAATCTCGGCTCAGGCCGATTTAAAACTCTCCCTTTCCCCGATGACGTTGCCTCATCGACTGGCGCGGCTGTTCCTCGTGGAACAACTTTACCGCGCCTTTAGTATCAACCGCAACGAACCCTACGCCCACGAGTAA
- the rsfS gene encoding ribosome silencing factor, whose product MRKPSARIRSHTTTTSSTRRQRKAPSTRQAVSKDVQRLALAIGAVALDKKASRVEIIDVRDKVDYADYVIVMSGRSDRQVKALARHIETELASTQGTKPLSTEGMTQASWVLIDYGDVVVHIFHDDTRDYYDLESLWMDAKRVPLE is encoded by the coding sequence ATGAGAAAACCCAGCGCCCGTATTCGTTCCCACACCACTACCACCTCCTCGACCAGAAGACAGCGTAAAGCGCCGAGCACTCGACAAGCGGTGAGTAAAGATGTGCAACGGTTGGCTCTGGCCATCGGAGCTGTGGCGCTCGATAAGAAAGCCAGCCGCGTCGAAATTATCGATGTCAGGGACAAGGTGGACTATGCCGATTACGTGATTGTGATGAGCGGACGGAGCGACCGGCAGGTCAAAGCCTTGGCGCGACACATCGAGACGGAACTGGCCAGCACCCAAGGTACCAAGCCCCTAAGCACCGAAGGCATGACGCAGGCATCTTGGGTACTCATCGATTATGGCGATGTGGTTGTGCACATTTTTCACGATGACACCCGCGACTATTACGATCTTGAGTCACTCTGGATGGACGCTAAGCGCGTGCCTTTGGAGTAG
- a CDS encoding glutamate-5-semialdehyde dehydrogenase, whose amino-acid sequence MRAVTLDKVDQEILKNQTPLDIAQLAHRAKAASRVVSNLSTQTKNAVLGAVAEGLTSSHRNFVLEANEKDLALAQKNGMAPAMLDRLRLDEARLVGMAKALHHIITLPDPVGEVLDLHASPAGLEIGRMRIPLGLILIIYESRPNVTVDAAALCLKSGNACILRGGSEAVHSNHALADLYTQALIHEGVPEPAVTLIPTTERHVMLELLKMDGVIDLVIPRGGESLIRYVAEHARIPVVRHYKGLCHVYVDAEADFAMAEQIVINAKVQRPGVCNAMETLLVDRGCAQAFLPRIVKALRSEGVEIRGDDHVRECVNDVRAAVKEDYDTEHLDLVVSVAVVDGINGALAHIATHGSQHTEAIVTSNPDKAKRWIREVDASCVLVNASTRFNDGGELGLGAEIGISTTKMHAYGPMGLEELCALKWIGYGSGHIRT is encoded by the coding sequence ACCAGACACCCTTAGACATCGCTCAGCTTGCGCATCGCGCAAAAGCTGCTTCGCGAGTGGTTTCGAACCTTTCCACACAGACAAAGAATGCCGTCCTTGGCGCCGTCGCAGAGGGTCTCACCAGTAGCCACCGCAATTTCGTTTTAGAAGCCAATGAAAAAGACCTGGCGTTGGCCCAAAAGAACGGCATGGCCCCTGCCATGCTGGATCGCTTGCGGCTTGATGAGGCCCGGCTTGTGGGTATGGCCAAGGCCCTTCATCATATTATCACGCTTCCCGATCCCGTAGGCGAGGTCCTCGACCTGCACGCCTCCCCCGCGGGGCTTGAGATCGGCCGCATGCGCATTCCTCTCGGACTCATTTTGATTATCTATGAGTCACGGCCCAACGTCACCGTTGATGCAGCAGCCTTGTGTCTCAAGAGCGGTAACGCTTGCATCCTGCGGGGCGGCTCAGAAGCCGTTCATTCAAACCACGCGCTCGCCGATTTGTATACCCAGGCGCTCATTCACGAAGGTGTGCCGGAACCCGCCGTCACTCTCATTCCGACTACCGAACGACACGTGATGCTGGAACTTCTTAAAATGGACGGCGTGATCGATTTGGTTATCCCTCGGGGAGGCGAGTCGCTGATTCGCTATGTTGCTGAACATGCGCGCATTCCCGTCGTTCGCCATTATAAAGGCCTGTGCCATGTGTATGTCGACGCCGAGGCGGACTTTGCGATGGCGGAGCAAATCGTCATCAATGCCAAGGTGCAGCGGCCTGGGGTATGTAACGCCATGGAAACGCTGCTGGTCGACCGCGGTTGCGCCCAGGCATTTCTGCCGCGAATAGTTAAAGCACTGAGAAGTGAAGGCGTGGAGATCCGGGGCGATGACCACGTAAGAGAGTGTGTCAATGATGTACGTGCCGCTGTCAAAGAGGACTACGACACCGAGCACCTCGACCTTGTAGTGTCGGTGGCGGTGGTCGACGGCATCAATGGCGCTTTGGCGCACATCGCCACGCATGGCAGCCAGCACACCGAAGCCATTGTGACCTCCAACCCCGACAAAGCAAAGCGGTGGATACGCGAAGTGGACGCCAGTTGCGTATTGGTCAACGCCTCGACCCGCTTCAACGATGGTGGCGAGCTTGGCTTAGGAGCAGAAATTGGCATTTCTACGACCAAAATGCACGCCTATGGCCCCATGGGGTTAGAAGAGCTTTGCGCGCTGAAGTGGATAGGCTATGGAAGCGGTCACATCCGAACTTGA